A portion of the Staphylococcus felis genome contains these proteins:
- a CDS encoding YerC/YecD family TrpR-related protein: MQIEKLRGQALDELFDAILTLETREECYQFFDDLCTVNEIQSLSQRLQVAKMIKQGYTYATIEQESGASTATISRVKRSLQWGNDAYTMILERMNIETKD, translated from the coding sequence ATGCAAATTGAAAAATTACGAGGACAAGCATTAGATGAATTATTTGATGCAATTTTAACATTAGAAACAAGAGAAGAATGTTATCAATTTTTTGATGATTTATGTACTGTGAATGAGATTCAGTCGCTTTCACAACGATTGCAAGTCGCTAAAATGATCAAACAAGGGTATACTTATGCCACAATTGAACAAGAATCAGGTGCATCGACAGCAACCATTTCTCGAGTTAAACGATCGCTCCAATGGGGAAATGATGCATATACAATGATACTTGAGCGTATGAATATCGAAACAAAAGATTGA
- the purB gene encoding adenylosuccinate lyase yields MIERYSRAEMSNIWTDQNRYEAWLEVEILASEAWSELGYIPKEDVEKIRKHARVDVNRAKEIEQETRHDVVAFTRQVSETLGDERKWVHYGLTSTDVVDTALSFQIKQANDIIEKDLERFIEVLAAKAKKYKTTLMMGRTHGVHAEPTTFGLKMALWYAEMKRNLERFKRVREEIEVGKMSGAVGTFANIPPEIESYVCKHLGIGTAPISTQTLQRDRHAYYIATMSLIATSLEKFAVEVRNLQKTETREVEEAFAKGQKGSSAMPHKRNPIGSENITGIARVIRGYITTAYENVALWHERDISHSSAERIMLPDVTIALDYALNRFTNIIDRLTVYEENMTENMNKTFGLIYSQRVLLALIDKGMVREEAYDTVQPKAMESWQTKTPFRELVEADSKITDQLSKEELDACFDPRHHLNQVDTIFKRVGLE; encoded by the coding sequence ATGATTGAACGTTATTCAAGAGCAGAAATGTCAAATATTTGGACAGATCAAAATCGTTATGAAGCATGGTTAGAGGTCGAAATTCTAGCAAGTGAAGCTTGGAGCGAACTAGGTTATATCCCTAAAGAAGATGTTGAAAAGATTAGAAAGCATGCACGCGTTGATGTAAATCGAGCTAAAGAAATCGAACAAGAAACGCGCCATGACGTCGTAGCATTTACGCGTCAAGTTTCAGAAACACTAGGTGATGAACGTAAATGGGTACATTATGGTTTAACTTCTACAGATGTCGTTGATACGGCGCTAAGTTTTCAAATTAAACAAGCCAACGATATCATTGAAAAGGATTTAGAGCGTTTTATAGAAGTTTTAGCTGCAAAAGCTAAAAAGTATAAAACAACATTGATGATGGGAAGAACACATGGTGTGCATGCAGAACCAACAACTTTTGGTTTGAAAATGGCACTTTGGTATGCGGAGATGAAGCGTAATTTAGAGCGTTTTAAACGTGTGCGTGAAGAAATTGAAGTAGGAAAAATGAGTGGAGCAGTTGGTACATTCGCTAATATTCCACCTGAGATTGAATCATATGTATGCAAGCATTTAGGAATCGGGACTGCACCGATCTCGACACAAACATTACAACGTGATCGCCATGCATATTATATTGCTACAATGAGTTTAATAGCGACATCTCTTGAAAAATTTGCCGTAGAAGTTAGAAATTTACAAAAAACTGAAACACGTGAAGTAGAAGAAGCGTTTGCAAAAGGTCAAAAAGGGTCATCTGCTATGCCTCATAAACGTAATCCAATTGGTTCTGAAAACATCACAGGTATTGCTCGCGTTATTCGTGGTTATATTACAACAGCATATGAAAATGTAGCGCTATGGCATGAGAGAGATATTTCTCACTCATCGGCAGAACGTATTATGTTACCAGACGTGACGATTGCATTAGATTATGCCCTAAATCGTTTTACAAATATCATTGATCGCTTGACAGTCTATGAAGAGAACATGACTGAGAATATGAATAAGACATTTGGTTTAATTTATTCGCAACGTGTATTGCTCGCATTAATCGATAAAGGTATGGTTCGTGAAGAAGCTTATGATACTGTGCAACCTAAAGCAATGGAATCATGGCAAACAAAAACGCCATTTAGAGAACTTGTTGAAGCCGATTCAAAAATTACTGACCAATTATCTAAAGAAGAATTAGATGCATGTTTTGACCCTAGACATCACCTTAATCAAGTTGATACAATATTTAAAAGGGTGGGGTTAGAATAA
- a CDS encoding NETI motif-containing protein, giving the protein MKFKVEDHESIQECLERMKSQGYMPVRRYEKPIFKEDEHGHVEVLKQEIIFTGQKIKE; this is encoded by the coding sequence ATGAAATTTAAAGTTGAAGATCATGAATCCATCCAAGAATGTTTAGAGCGTATGAAATCACAAGGTTATATGCCTGTGAGACGCTACGAAAAGCCCATCTTTAAAGAAGATGAGCATGGACATGTTGAAGTGTTAAAGCAAGAAATTATCTTTACTGGTCAAAAAATAAAAGAGTAG
- a CDS encoding DUF2179 domain-containing protein — translation MSFINDNPWMMLIAIFMINVAYVTALTMRVILTLKGYRYVAAVVSFVEVLVYVIGLGMVMSSLDQFLNIIAYALGFSVGIIVGMRIEEKLALGYSVVNVTTADYELDLPRQLRDLGYGVTHFGAHGRDGDRLVMQILTPRRYELKLMDTIKQLDPKAFVIAYEPRTIHGGFWVKGVRSKKVKAYDTDEI, via the coding sequence ATGAGTTTTATTAATGATAACCCTTGGATGATGCTTATTGCGATATTTATGATTAACGTAGCTTATGTCACTGCTTTGACGATGCGTGTCATTCTAACACTGAAAGGTTATCGATATGTCGCGGCTGTCGTCAGTTTTGTAGAAGTTTTAGTATATGTTATTGGATTAGGAATGGTGATGTCTAGTTTAGATCAATTTTTAAACATCATTGCGTATGCGTTAGGTTTTTCAGTAGGTATTATAGTAGGTATGAGAATTGAGGAGAAACTTGCGTTAGGGTACTCGGTTGTGAATGTGACAACAGCTGACTATGAATTGGATTTGCCAAGGCAGTTACGTGACTTAGGATATGGTGTCACACACTTTGGTGCACATGGGCGTGATGGCGACCGATTAGTGATGCAAATTCTTACACCAAGACGTTATGAATTAAAGCTAATGGATACGATTAAGCAGTTAGATCCCAAAGCGTTTGTTATAGCGTATGAGCCACGGACCATTCATGGCGGATTTTGGGTTAAAGGTGTACGTAGTAAGAAAGTAAAGGCGTATGATACTGATGAAATTTAA
- the nadE gene encoding ammonia-dependent NAD(+) synthetase, translating to MTDLQSIIVNEMKVQPHINSETTINEIKNFIKNYVKSHRFIKTLVLGISGGQDSTLAGKIAQLAVNELNESESERYEFIAVKLPYGVQKDANEVDDAIQFINPDRVVTVNIKAAVDQSVQSLKEAGIELTDFQKGNEKARERMKVQYSIASNTSGIVIGTDHSAENVTGFFTKYGDGAADIAPLFGLNKRQGRQLLKSLGASPHLYEKTPTADLEDLKPQLPDEEALGVSYQAIDDYLEGKHVDAKDAEVIESHYVRNAHKRELAYTRFTWPK from the coding sequence ATGACTGACTTACAATCTATAATTGTAAACGAAATGAAAGTACAGCCTCATATTAATAGTGAAACGACAATTAATGAAATTAAAAACTTCATTAAAAATTATGTAAAAAGCCACCGTTTCATTAAGACGTTAGTCCTAGGTATTTCTGGAGGACAAGACTCAACATTAGCTGGAAAAATCGCCCAATTAGCAGTAAATGAACTCAATGAATCAGAGAGTGAGCGGTATGAATTTATCGCAGTGAAGTTACCTTATGGTGTTCAAAAAGATGCAAATGAAGTAGATGATGCAATTCAATTCATTAACCCAGACCGTGTTGTGACAGTAAATATCAAAGCAGCTGTTGATCAAAGTGTTCAATCGCTTAAAGAGGCTGGTATTGAACTTACTGATTTTCAAAAAGGGAATGAAAAAGCAAGAGAACGTATGAAAGTACAATACTCAATTGCTTCCAACACGAGTGGTATTGTCATTGGTACAGATCACTCAGCAGAAAATGTTACGGGCTTTTTTACTAAATATGGAGATGGTGCAGCAGATATTGCGCCACTATTTGGACTTAATAAAAGACAAGGACGTCAATTATTAAAAAGTTTAGGTGCAAGTCCACACCTTTATGAAAAAACACCAACTGCAGATCTTGAAGATTTAAAACCGCAGCTCCCTGATGAAGAAGCATTAGGTGTCTCCTATCAAGCAATTGATGACTACCTTGAAGGGAAGCATGTGGATGCAAAAGATGCAGAGGTCATTGAATCACATTATGTGAGAAATGCACATAAGCGAGAATTAGCATATACACGCTTTACGTGGCCAAAGTAA
- a CDS encoding nicotinate phosphoribosyltransferase: MYQYNDDSLMLHNDLYQINMAESYWFDNIHERKAIFDLYFRNMPFGSGYAVFNGLRRVIDFIQNLHFSESDIEYLRSIGYQEDFLSYLAQLKFTGNIRSMQEGELCFNNEPLIRVEAPLIQAQLIETALLNIVNFQTLIATKASLIKQVAVNDTIMEFGTRRAHELDAAVWGARAAIIGGFDSTSNVRAGKLFDIPVSGTHAHAFVQTYGDEYTAFKKYAERHQNCVFLVDTFHTLKSGVPNAIRVAKELGDKINFIGIRLDSGDIAYLSKAARKMLDEAGFKDAKIIASNDLDEQTITSLKAQGATVDAWGVGTKLITAYQQPALGAVYKLVAVEDESGQLIDRIKLSNNAEKVTTPGKKKVYRIINTKTNKSEGDYIALDHEEPELEEKLKMFHPIHTYKMKWIKHFKAVDLHRDIFVNGELVYDLPSEIEAKHYLQSNLGLLWEENKRYLNPEEYPVDLSTACWENKHKRIFEVAEKIKEMEEDHD; encoded by the coding sequence ATGTACCAGTATAATGATGATAGTTTAATGTTGCACAATGATTTATATCAAATCAATATGGCTGAGTCTTATTGGTTTGACAACATTCATGAACGTAAAGCGATATTTGACTTGTATTTTAGAAATATGCCTTTTGGAAGTGGTTATGCTGTTTTTAATGGTTTGCGAAGAGTGATAGATTTTATTCAAAATCTTCACTTTTCTGAATCAGATATTGAGTATTTGCGGTCAATTGGTTATCAAGAGGATTTTTTATCCTATTTAGCCCAATTAAAGTTCACAGGGAATATCCGATCAATGCAAGAAGGTGAATTATGCTTTAATAACGAACCGTTAATTCGTGTTGAAGCGCCGTTAATTCAAGCTCAACTGATTGAAACAGCCTTACTTAACATCGTTAATTTTCAAACATTAATCGCAACGAAAGCGAGTTTAATCAAACAAGTGGCAGTAAATGACACAATCATGGAGTTTGGAACACGTCGTGCACACGAGTTAGATGCGGCTGTTTGGGGCGCACGGGCAGCAATTATTGGTGGCTTTGATTCAACAAGTAATGTGCGCGCTGGTAAATTGTTTGATATTCCAGTGTCCGGAACACATGCACATGCCTTTGTTCAAACATACGGAGATGAATATACTGCGTTCAAAAAATATGCTGAAAGACACCAAAACTGTGTCTTTTTAGTTGATACATTCCACACATTAAAGTCAGGTGTGCCAAATGCTATACGAGTGGCAAAAGAATTAGGAGATAAAATCAACTTTATTGGTATTCGTTTAGATTCAGGTGATATTGCTTATTTATCGAAAGCAGCACGTAAAATGTTAGACGAAGCGGGATTTAAAGACGCGAAAATTATTGCATCAAATGATTTAGACGAACAAACGATTACAAGCCTAAAAGCACAAGGAGCTACTGTCGATGCATGGGGTGTAGGGACGAAATTGATTACAGCTTACCAACAGCCTGCTTTAGGTGCAGTGTATAAGCTAGTGGCAGTAGAAGATGAATCAGGACAACTCATTGATCGAATCAAATTATCCAATAATGCTGAAAAAGTAACAACACCAGGGAAGAAGAAAGTATATCGTATTATTAACACTAAAACAAACAAATCTGAAGGGGACTATATTGCTCTAGATCACGAAGAGCCAGAACTTGAAGAAAAGCTTAAAATGTTCCATCCGATTCATACCTATAAAATGAAATGGATCAAGCATTTCAAAGCTGTTGATCTTCATCGCGATATTTTCGTCAATGGTGAGCTTGTATATGACCTCCCATCTGAAATAGAAGCTAAACATTATCTTCAAAGTAATTTAGGGCTTTTATGGGAGGAAAACAAACGTTATTTAAATCCAGAAGAATATCCAGTAGATTTAAGTACAGCTTGTTGGGAAAATAAACATAAGCGCATATTTGAAGTCGCAGAAAAGATTAAAGAGATGGAGGAAGACCATGACTGA
- a CDS encoding nitric oxide synthase oxygenase — MFTKARLFIEQMYGELGKPTHEVQNRLKVIKEEIESTGTYYHTTEELTYGAKMAWRNSNKCIGRLFWERLAINDARHIKEENEFIESINHHLSYATNNGRIKPYITIYAQSEAQGPKIFNHQLIRYAGYEHAGDPSEREITQLAEHLGWRGEGTHFDVLPLIYQLPNHQVKFYEYPKDLIKEVDITHAHYPNVEKLGYKWYAVPIISNMDLKIGGITYPTVPFNGWYMVNEIAVRNFTDTYRYNFLPQFAEAMGFHNLKNSTFNKDRVLVEINAAVYQSFKNAGVSIVDHLTASKQFEQFEKNERINNRSVTGKWSWLAPPLSPSLTPNYHHGYDNTIREPNFFYKEQSHSGCPFH, encoded by the coding sequence ATGTTTACTAAGGCTCGACTATTTATCGAACAAATGTATGGAGAACTCGGAAAACCAACTCATGAAGTCCAAAATAGACTTAAAGTCATCAAAGAAGAAATTGAATCAACTGGCACATATTACCACACTACAGAAGAACTCACATACGGTGCCAAAATGGCTTGGCGCAATTCAAATAAATGTATAGGTCGCTTATTTTGGGAGCGTTTAGCAATTAATGATGCAAGACATATCAAAGAAGAAAATGAGTTTATTGAATCGATAAATCACCATTTATCATATGCAACAAACAATGGACGTATTAAACCTTATATTACAATATATGCTCAGTCTGAAGCGCAAGGACCTAAAATTTTTAATCATCAACTCATACGGTATGCGGGATATGAACACGCTGGTGATCCGTCAGAACGTGAAATCACACAACTTGCTGAGCATTTAGGCTGGCGCGGTGAAGGGACTCATTTTGACGTATTACCACTGATTTATCAATTGCCAAATCATCAAGTGAAGTTTTACGAATATCCTAAAGACCTCATAAAAGAGGTTGACATTACACATGCACATTATCCAAATGTTGAGAAACTTGGCTACAAATGGTATGCGGTTCCCATCATTTCGAATATGGATTTAAAAATTGGAGGCATTACATACCCTACTGTGCCATTTAATGGATGGTATATGGTCAATGAAATTGCAGTACGTAACTTTACAGATACGTATCGGTATAACTTTCTTCCACAGTTTGCAGAAGCGATGGGATTTCATAACCTTAAGAATAGCACTTTTAATAAAGATCGGGTTTTAGTTGAGATTAATGCTGCAGTCTATCAATCATTCAAAAATGCGGGTGTTTCCATTGTCGATCACTTAACAGCATCTAAACAATTTGAACAATTTGAAAAAAATGAGCGAATCAACAATCGTTCGGTTACTGGAAAGTGGTCATGGCTTGCACCACCTTTATCACCAAGTCTAACACCTAATTACCATCATGGTTATGACAATACCATTCGTGAACCTAACTTTTTTTACAAAGAACAATCACATTCAGGGTGTCCATTTCATTAA
- a CDS encoding prephenate dehydratase encodes MHLYYLGPKGTFSYLAAQNYIQQSQYTKNLKLVSKESLYEVIMALNHKEDALAIVPIENAIEGTINIVADTLVHQKLCVIDEVTLKVQLALYGEHSQTVDHITHVYSIDPAISQAQQFIRRHHFNITNTTSTIAALSYINRHSAAIAPLGSGELYGYKALETHIEDSPNNMTRFLVLKNNTNITQLTGKECLMIITPTYDKPGILASILNTFYLFDINLKWVASRPLKTKLGRYRFFVQAESIDDHTLQKVCTILDTLDFQTTLLGRFN; translated from the coding sequence ATGCATTTGTATTATCTCGGCCCAAAAGGCACTTTCTCATATTTAGCTGCTCAAAACTATATTCAACAGTCACAATATACCAAAAATTTGAAACTTGTATCTAAAGAAAGTCTATATGAAGTCATTATGGCATTAAATCATAAAGAGGATGCTTTAGCAATTGTTCCGATTGAAAATGCGATTGAGGGCACAATTAACATCGTTGCTGACACACTTGTGCATCAAAAATTATGTGTCATCGATGAAGTCACGTTAAAAGTTCAATTAGCTCTTTACGGAGAACATTCACAAACAGTAGATCATATTACTCATGTTTATTCTATTGACCCCGCAATTAGCCAGGCTCAACAATTTATACGTCGTCATCATTTCAATATCACCAACACAACAAGTACGATTGCTGCGTTATCCTATATTAATAGGCATTCCGCGGCTATCGCACCTCTAGGAAGTGGTGAATTGTACGGTTATAAAGCATTAGAAACGCATATAGAAGATTCACCTAATAATATGACTCGGTTTCTAGTTTTAAAGAACAATACAAACATTACACAACTAACTGGTAAAGAATGTTTAATGATTATCACGCCTACATATGATAAACCTGGGATATTGGCTAGTATCCTTAATACCTTCTATTTATTTGATATTAATTTAAAATGGGTCGCCTCTCGACCGCTCAAAACAAAATTAGGAAGATATCGATTTTTTGTACAAGCTGAGTCTATAGATGACCACACCTTACAAAAAGTTTGTACCATTCTTGATACTTTAGATTTTCAAACAACACTTCTCGGTCGCTTTAACTAA
- a CDS encoding glycosyl hydrolase family 28-related protein, protein MMKLWNLLIQVKDVIWDTLKIQHALNKGKREPISIYIPKGTYYIGKALKIYEGTTLILDKEAIFLRKSRDALIKNGSSLKKYYRYSGNGHIKIKGGTFDMNGNDYPYNNTAMCLGHAQHIEIDSVTIKNVVGGHGIDACGLNHVHIHHCQFLGFYDINGDRSFSEAIQLDLFVKGAFPKFGANDGTITKNILIEHCYFGSSNEGKMHAWNRAIGSHASRLDAFYENVVIQHNVFENTKDYALTPLKGINMMIYDNVFINCAGGIRYLGVYKGKNMHSLDGQKSGKQGGQVLDVLNNTFVNCRKLNTIHIRSHKQAPHQNVSIINNSFLKECNAIQLTAIRGLTVVQNNLLPPLQMLHVKDQQIALNE, encoded by the coding sequence ATGATGAAATTATGGAATTTATTAATACAAGTTAAAGACGTGATTTGGGATACGTTAAAAATTCAACACGCATTGAATAAAGGAAAGCGTGAGCCTATATCCATCTATATCCCTAAAGGCACTTATTACATTGGAAAAGCATTAAAAATATATGAAGGTACTACACTAATTTTAGATAAAGAAGCCATCTTTCTTAGGAAAAGTAGAGATGCATTAATCAAAAATGGATCGAGTTTAAAAAAATATTATAGGTATAGTGGGAATGGCCACATTAAAATTAAGGGTGGCACATTTGATATGAATGGGAACGACTACCCTTACAATAATACGGCAATGTGTTTGGGTCACGCGCAACATATCGAGATTGATTCGGTTACGATCAAAAATGTGGTGGGAGGTCATGGAATTGATGCATGTGGTTTAAATCATGTTCATATTCATCACTGTCAGTTTTTAGGTTTTTACGATATCAATGGTGACCGATCGTTTTCAGAAGCAATTCAGCTCGATTTATTCGTGAAAGGCGCTTTTCCAAAGTTCGGCGCTAATGATGGAACAATCACTAAAAATATTTTAATTGAACATTGCTACTTTGGAAGTTCAAACGAAGGGAAAATGCATGCATGGAATCGTGCGATAGGGTCACATGCAAGTCGTCTTGATGCCTTTTATGAAAACGTTGTTATCCAACATAATGTTTTTGAAAATACCAAAGACTATGCATTAACACCTCTAAAGGGAATAAATATGATGATATATGATAATGTATTTATCAATTGCGCTGGAGGGATACGCTATTTAGGTGTGTATAAAGGGAAAAATATGCATAGTCTAGATGGCCAAAAATCGGGGAAACAAGGTGGTCAAGTATTAGATGTATTAAATAATACATTTGTAAACTGTCGTAAACTTAATACAATACACATACGAAGTCATAAACAAGCACCGCATCAAAATGTAAGCATCATCAACAATTCATTTTTAAAAGAATGTAATGCGATTCAGTTAACTGCTATTAGGGGACTCACTGTTGTGCAGAATAACTTGTTACCACCTCTACAGATGTTACACGTCAAAGACCAACAAATTGCTTTAAATGAGTGA
- a CDS encoding cysteine hydrolase family protein, with protein sequence MVKKALIIVDYSYDFVATDGKLTCGEPAQAIEPFILNRIQSYDEANSPIFFMMDLHFENDPYHPESKTFPPHNIEHSKGRDLYGEVGKKYEEIKHKSHIFFLDKRRFDSFFGTPLDSLLRERQIDTLEILGVCTDICVLHTATSAYNLDYQLIIPKNGVASFDLTGHEWALTHFKNTLGAEVE encoded by the coding sequence ATGGTCAAAAAAGCTTTAATTATCGTCGACTATTCATATGATTTCGTAGCAACTGATGGAAAGCTCACATGTGGAGAACCTGCTCAAGCTATAGAGCCATTTATACTCAATCGAATTCAATCATATGACGAAGCGAATAGTCCTATATTTTTTATGATGGATTTACACTTTGAAAATGATCCATATCATCCAGAGTCTAAAACTTTCCCACCACATAATATCGAGCATAGTAAAGGTCGCGATTTATACGGAGAAGTTGGAAAGAAGTATGAAGAAATTAAACATAAATCACATATTTTCTTTTTAGATAAAAGACGCTTCGATTCTTTTTTTGGTACACCTTTAGATAGTCTGTTACGTGAAAGACAAATTGATACCCTTGAAATTTTAGGGGTATGTACTGATATTTGTGTACTTCACACAGCAACAAGTGCATATAATTTAGATTATCAATTAATCATACCTAAAAACGGGGTCGCCTCTTTTGATTTAACCGGTCATGAGTGGGCACTCACACATTTTAAAAATACATTAGGCGCAGAGGTAGAATAA
- a CDS encoding manganese-dependent inorganic pyrophosphatase, translated as MMSTYIFGHKNPDTDAISSAIIMADFEQLHGNKEAKAFRLGEVGPETQYALDYFKVEKPELLTDDLSNQTVILVDHNEFQQSADTIENATIKHVIDHHRIANFETAGPLYYRSEPVGCTATILFKMYNERNYEIKKHIAGLMLSAIISDSLLFKSPTCTEQDVKAAKALAEIAGVDVEEYGLAMLKAGASTTNKSEKQLLETDAKSFNMGEHTVRIAQVNTVDIDEVIARQDALENEMNKAIAEEGYDTFVLVITDILNSDSKILVAGSDKDKIGQAFNTTLENNTAFLPNVVSRKKQIVPPITEVLS; from the coding sequence ATAATGTCAACATATATTTTCGGTCATAAAAATCCAGATACAGATGCAATATCATCAGCTATCATCATGGCTGATTTCGAACAATTACATGGAAACAAGGAAGCAAAAGCCTTCCGTTTAGGTGAAGTAGGACCTGAAACGCAATATGCGTTAGATTATTTCAAAGTCGAAAAACCTGAGCTATTAACAGATGATTTATCAAACCAAACCGTAATTCTAGTCGATCATAACGAATTCCAACAAAGTGCTGATACTATTGAAAATGCAACAATTAAACATGTTATCGATCACCACCGTATCGCTAACTTTGAAACAGCTGGGCCACTCTATTATCGTTCTGAACCAGTTGGTTGTACAGCTACTATTTTATTTAAAATGTACAATGAACGTAATTACGAAATCAAAAAGCATATTGCCGGTTTAATGTTGTCTGCAATTATTTCAGACAGTCTTTTATTCAAATCCCCAACATGTACTGAACAAGATGTTAAAGCGGCTAAAGCTTTAGCTGAAATTGCGGGTGTTGACGTAGAAGAGTATGGTCTAGCAATGCTAAAAGCAGGCGCTTCAACAACTAACAAATCAGAAAAACAACTATTAGAAACTGACGCTAAATCATTTAATATGGGTGAGCATACAGTTCGAATCGCACAAGTTAACACAGTGGACATCGATGAAGTTATTGCTCGTCAAGACGCATTAGAAAATGAAATGAACAAAGCAATCGCAGAAGAAGGTTATGACACATTTGTCCTTGTCATTACTGACATTTTAAACAGTGATTCTAAAATCTTAGTCGCTGGTTCAGATAAAGATAAAATCGGGCAAGCTTTTAATACAACATTAGAAAACAACACTGCTTTCTTACCAAATGTCGTTTCACGTAAAAAGCAAATCGTTCCACCAATCACTGAAGTCCTTTCATAA
- a CDS encoding GNAT family N-acetyltransferase: MTRNIHEGSNHFYIGDNANQPIAEITFTYRDVNTIDVNHTFVDPSLRGEGIAKQLFDKVIEKAQNENLKIIPTCSYVYKQFEKNPELASLRAK, encoded by the coding sequence ATGACACGTAACATTCATGAAGGTTCAAATCATTTTTATATTGGAGATAATGCAAATCAGCCAATTGCAGAAATCACTTTTACGTACCGCGATGTGAATACGATAGATGTTAATCACACGTTTGTAGACCCCTCTTTAAGAGGTGAAGGCATCGCGAAACAGTTATTTGATAAAGTTATAGAAAAAGCACAAAACGAAAATTTAAAAATTATCCCTACTTGTTCGTATGTTTATAAACAATTTGAAAAAAATCCAGAATTAGCATCGTTAAGAGCTAAGTAG